The window AAAGCATAGCCAACGCCATGTACCGTACGAATAAATTGTTTACCCAGCTTTTGACGCAAATTATAAATATGTACGTCCAATGCACCACTACTTAATTCTTCATCCCAATTTGACAATTTTTCTTCAATGGTCGCACGTGAAAGCACTCGTTCTTTATTCAGCATAAAAAGCTCGAGTAATTTATATTCACGTCTGGTTAATGTAATTTCATCCTCATTCAACCAAGCCTTACGCTGTGCAGGATCGAGTTTGACATTGCCATGCTCAATCTGCGGTTTGACTTGCCCATAACGACGACGAATTAATGCTTGTAATCTCACCACCACTTCAGCCAAAGCAAAAGGTTTGCAAAGATAATCATCGGCACCTTGTTGAATGCCTTTAATCCGTTCATCCAATGTATCACGTGCAGTTAAGATCAATACAGGCACATCTTGATTATTTGAGCGCCATTGTTTTAATACATCCAAACCATCCAGTTTAGGCAGGGTTAAATCCAATACCACCGCATCATAAGGTGCACCAATTAAGGCATTTAATCCACTTTGCCCATCAGTAAACCAATCTACAATAAAACCTGATTTCGTTAAACCAATTTGCAGACCATTGCCGATGAGAGGATCGTCTTCTACTAATAAAACTCGCATAATATTGACCGCACTTTTACCTTTCTCAAAACAAAAAATGGCGGGCTTTTGCCCACCACTTCAAATTATATGAATTATTGCGCTTTTTCAACGCTAATGACTTCAAGCTCTGGTTTTTCAAACATTTCATTGTCTAGTTTACCGTAAACGCGGATTTTATCCTGAGATCCCACATTTAAGCCATTCCAAACGCGGTTTTTAATTTCCAATTTAATTTGGTCTGAACCATCGGTAAAAATATATTCATCACCATCAATTTGTTGAGTGATGTTACCGACTAAGGTAATCATAGAATTATCTTTCGCAGATAATGCTTGTTTAACAGTCAGTTGTTGACCTTGGTTGCCACCTTGGAAGCCACCTTGTGCAGTGTTACCATTAAAACCAGCAAATGCTGCTGAAGTAGATAAAGCTAAAAGGGTTGCTAAAGCTAATTTTTTCATCATGTTCTCCTAAATAAAATTAAGCATAAATAGTCATGTTTCAAAGCGAAGGATTATCCTCATTGCTGCCTTGTTGATGCTTATTAAACACAACAAATCTTAATGAAATCTTAAGCAACCTTAAGATTTTTAAATTTTTTTTAAATCACCAACAAAATCGCTCATTCACCAAGTTATCTTGGCGTTCTTTTTCCCATTTCGCTTTATTTTCAGGATTAGCAAAATAGCGGTCTTGCTCAACTAAACGCGCATCAAGTTTTGCCTCTGCTTCTTTTAATGCCTGTTTTCTATCTGGATGTTTGCTTGGTAATTGAGGTAAAAATACAGTCTGATACGGGTGATTTTTCGCCCAGTCAATCGCATCTTGCGCCGCTTTGTGTTGCTTATTCAAATCACAGAACGCATAGGGATTGACATGTTGTCCTACTAATTGCCCAAATGCTGTGTTATTCGAGACTGTTAATTTATCTAAATCCAACACATATAACGCGGTGATTAAACGATTTTGCCCACTATAAAACCATTTTACCGCATCATCACGCAAGCCAAAATCATAAGCACGAGCAGAAAGTGCAAACATTGTCATCGGAGACACAAAATCCACTTTTTTCTCAATAATATTGACCGCACTTTCAAAATCTTTTTGTGTGTTTTTCAGTAATAACGCATCAATATCTTTGTTCACATTAATCTGTTCAAGTCGCCCATCTCTGGCATCGTAATAAGGCTTTACATACATATCAATATGCTTAACCGGCTCTTTTGAAATGGTGCTACAAGCCGTTAATAAAAGTGCGGTTAAAATTAACGTTAATTTTAGAAAGGTTTGCATGGTCTTCCCTTATGATGAATATTAGCTCGCTATATTACAACAAAAGAGCCGTGAGTTTTACTTCTCTTTCTTCTATAATGAGCAAAATTTTTTTTATTTTGTTTCATGAAAATCCATCTTATTCAGCGCCAAATCATCTTAGATTTCGATAACCAAACTTCCCTGCTTAACTTTTTAGAACAACATCAAATTCACCATGAATATCAATGTCGTTCGGGCTATTGTGGTTCTTGCCGCGTGAAGATCAAAAAAGGCAAGGTATCTTACGCCGAAGCGCCCCTTGCCTTTATTCAACCCGATGAGATTCTACTGTGTTGTTGTCGGGTGGAAAGTGATTTGGAAATAGAATTATAAATTATTTAAATCCAATACATCTGTCATATCAAACAATCCATGAGATTGTTTTTCTAACCATTTACCTGCACGCACTGCGCCATTGGCAAATGTCATACGGCTTGATGCTTTGTGAGCAATTTCAACGCGCTCACCAATATCCGCAAACCAGACACTATGTTCACCCACTACATCAGAGGCACGAATGGTAGAGAAACCAATTTCATCACGTTTGCGTTCGCCTGTAATGCCTTCGCGACAAAATACACCATGAGTTTTCAAATCACGACCTAGGGTTTTCGCAATATGTTCTCCCATAGAAAGTGCAGTACCAGATGGTGCATCCACTTTGTGGCGGTGGTGTGCTTCAATGATTTCGATATCGCAATAATCGCCCATCACTTTGGCGGCTTTTTCTAATAGTTTAAACACCAAATTCACACCCACACTGAAATTGGATGCAAATACAATGGCAATTTTTTCTGATGCGGCTTGAATTGCAGCTTTACCTGCATCATCAAAACCTGTGGTGCCAATCACCATCTTTTTGTTATTAGCGACACAAAATGCGATATGCTCAAGCGTGCCTTCCGGACGCGTGAAATCAATCAGCAAATCAAAGTTATCTTTTTCTGCA is drawn from Haemophilus parainfluenzae and contains these coding sequences:
- a CDS encoding response regulator, producing the protein MRVLLVEDDPLIGNGLQIGLTKSGFIVDWFTDGQSGLNALIGAPYDAVVLDLTLPKLDGLDVLKQWRSNNQDVPVLILTARDTLDERIKGIQQGADDYLCKPFALAEVVVRLQALIRRRYGQVKPQIEHGNVKLDPAQRKAWLNEDEITLTRREYKLLELFMLNKERVLSRATIEEKLSNWDEELSSGALDVHIYNLRQKLGKQFIRTVHGVGYALGQVNEK
- a CDS encoding NirD/YgiW/YdeI family stress tolerance protein, whose protein sequence is MKKLALATLLALSTSAAFAGFNGNTAQGGFQGGNQGQQLTVKQALSAKDNSMITLVGNITQQIDGDEYIFTDGSDQIKLEIKNRVWNGLNVGSQDKIRVYGKLDNEMFEKPELEVISVEKAQ
- the yfaE gene encoding class I ribonucleotide reductase maintenance protein YfaE codes for the protein MKIHLIQRQIILDFDNQTSLLNFLEQHQIHHEYQCRSGYCGSCRVKIKKGKVSYAEAPLAFIQPDEILLCCCRVESDLEIEL
- the dapB gene encoding 4-hydroxy-tetrahydrodipicolinate reductase translates to MTLKIAIAGAGGRMGRQLIQAVHNAEWAELGAAFERKGSSLVGADAGELAGIGALGVKVSDDLNAEKDNFDLLIDFTRPEGTLEHIAFCVANNKKMVIGTTGFDDAGKAAIQAASEKIAIVFASNFSVGVNLVFKLLEKAAKVMGDYCDIEIIEAHHRHKVDAPSGTALSMGEHIAKTLGRDLKTHGVFCREGITGERKRDEIGFSTIRASDVVGEHSVWFADIGERVEIAHKASSRMTFANGAVRAGKWLEKQSHGLFDMTDVLDLNNL